Part of the Sorghum bicolor cultivar BTx623 chromosome 1, Sorghum_bicolor_NCBIv3, whole genome shotgun sequence genome, TACAGCTCCTGTAGCAGCGTAGCTGAGCATGTTATTCTCCAGAACTGATTCAACAACGCCTCTGTTCTTCTTGCCCTGCACTCGCCGCTTGTTTGGTCAGAAACTCAGAACAACACTCCACAGATGGATTGTAACCTTGACACCATTTCATTAGCCTTTTGTTTTTGAAGTAGTGAAGCAGAACCATACGTACGTGCTGTTGGCCTGGTGAAGAGGCTATACTAATACTATTGGTCATCTGCTCGATGAAGAACTGGGAAGCCCCAAGCAGCGTGCCGATGAGCGACGTCCCGACGGCCAGGAGCGAGAACGTCTCCAGCACGGTGTGGCTCCATCTAGAAACCAAACCAAACAAGCCTGTTTCAGTTGCAGGTTGCTGAAGTAAAAACTGAACAGCGAGGCAGGCAGGATCGATGAGGCGAGAGAGATGCAGCCATGCATGCAGGCACGTGGTTAGTACCACAGAGTGGCCTTACTCTGTCTTTACCATGCCCAGGACGTCAAACCCAGCTGCGACATCCGTGGTGGCGAGGCCGAGCGCGATGTCGTCCCACACGAGCAAGGACACCAGTGGCACGAGGCTGCCCACGAGGATGGACAGCCGGATCCTCGCGAGATCCCCTTCCAGGTACGCGCAGATCACTGAGAGTGATAGATCGATCGGCGGCGATTCATCAGTGTTTTGACGCGCGCTGAACTGTTCCCGCGCGTACAGAAGGTGGGGGTGGTTCTCTGGATCGGAGGTGGGGTGGTGTGGGTGCCTACCTGGCGCGATGTCATGGAAGACCAGCGTGAAGATGATCACAGGCAGCGCCGCCGGGACCTGCTCCCAGTTGGCGTTCGCTGGCAAGCTCAGGCCACCGCCTAGCGCCACTGCTGACACCTCAATTGTCAGCAGTAAACCTGTTGCAGTAGTCCGAGTTGATTTCATTTCCCTTTTTCTTTAAAAGCTAGCTAAGCTTCATGAATTATTTCCATCAAAAAAGGTTCCTGAATTAATGATTCATAGTCTCCTAGTACTACACGGCTAGGTGATAGAGCAGCAGATCGGATTGGGATCGCGTTGGTTGTATGGTGAGTACGGAGTACTGAGTAATGAACACGAATTGAACATGACAATGACTCGAGGTGCGTACGTATATGCTCAGTATTCTGCCTACATGGGTACAGTATTGCTTGCCTGTACATCGTCGCTTTGGACATGGGACGCGGGACGCCAACCTATGCGTACCAGGCATGGGCATATACTCCTTTGAGTACTAAAAAGACATGCTTGGAATAACAGCTCAGAATAAAAGACATGCTTGAAATGTTAAGGCATCAgttcaggaaaaaaaaaagcatgGCGGGGCCTTTAGAGCTAGATTGGTTCCCGGATCGGTGTGTGTGAACTTAATGCGGATGTAGGAAACGGCTTTGATGCACGCATGAATGATCAGTCTTAAATAACAGCTCGTGGATGCCACGCATGTCTGTCCGGACGAGAGAGTAACGATAGCAAACAACAGCAGCTAGTAGTATAGTGGGAGTACAAAATACTTTACCTATCATAACGAAGGTGAGCAACTGGTTCACCCGGTCGGTGACGGCCGTGCCGCCTCCGGCGATGAGCATGGCGAGCGCGGCGGTGAAGGCGGCGCCGGAGAAGGGCTCGGGCACGCCGGGCACCAGGCGCGACAGCACCTCGCCGGACTTGGACGCGTAGGCGACCATGGAGGTGTAGGACAGGAATAGGTACGTGGCGGTGGCCAGGTGCCCGCCCCACTCGCCCAGCGTCTCCTGCGCCATGCTCTTCACGGAGATCACCTCCAGGTCCAGCTCCAGCTCCCCGCGGCGGTTGCCGCCGCCGTCCTTgttgcggcgccgccgccgcaggtgCACGTTGATCTCCGCGATGAGGAGGGCCTCCGCGACCAGGAACGCCCAGCACGTGACCATGCACGCCGCGCTCGGGACGAAGCCCTGCAACAATCCATTAATTTGCCAGCGGTCAGTGCCGGGTTTTCTGACGAAATGGGCGCGGGGCTGCATCAATGCAGATGTATACTGTTCCGTTCGGGGAAGTGTTTGGTGTTTACAGATCGAGATCATCGATCGAAAGCGCGCTCAGCTTGGTAGAATTAAACGCGGACGTTCGTCGTGCCAATTAAAAACCGAGCAACATGCCATCGATTGAATGCTCATAACTATGGGAGTAGAGAAATTCAGTTGGTTTGCTTGCGTGTCGAGGCTATGCGCTGTTCTCTACTGACTGTTACTGTTGCGCTAGCACTACTGTTAACTATACTCCGTATCAGTCTATTACTGCTGCTGTAGCAATTCGTTGTAGGCAAAGGGAGGTTAGCTGGTCCATTTGTGAGAGTTGCTGGTATTGACAGCACCGATGATACGGGAGGAAATGAGAAATCATTGTCCTGGCGGCAGCATTTTTCGGCGGCttcgctgttgctgctgcttgcAACTTGCTcaagtggatcgtactcgtagaAATGAATTCCAGCGGTTTTCTTCCGCGCTAACGTCGTGCCGCCCGGTCCATGGTAAAGATTAGTAGCTGAGGCTAGTCTCGCTGAGGCTAGTCAAGGGAACTCACCGCGGGCGCAGTGCGCTGCGGCACGGCGAGGATGCCGGACCCGATGCTGGTCCCAACGATCAGCGCCACGGCGCCGGCCACGCTCCCCCTCTTCTCGCCACGGGACGGCGACGCGGGAGCGGGAGCACCCGGACCCGGCCGCAGCGCGGACCTCCCATGGCCTTGGCCATTCGCGCGCGCCACTCTTGGCCTGGGGTCGTCACGCGCGCTCTCGCCCATGGCACGGGCGCTGCTGCACCGTGCACCCAGGTGGCCGCCGCAGAGGCTTCTCGGCACACGGACGCGTACTGCCGGGCAGCCGAACGTGGCGCGGCTGATCTTTGGGCACCGCGCCCCGCGGGCGATGGCCCCTTCCATCGGCGAGGAATTTCTGGAACACCGGCACACACTCACAGTCACAGTTCGGTGGAGAGGCTTCGAGAGGGGGATTCAACAGGTATATTCCGTTGGAGTGGCTGCCGCTGGACTTCCGGAATCTTTGGGTTGCAGTGGCTGTTGATGGCCGTGGCCGAGAATCATTGCAGTTTGTGGTGCACGACGCAGGAGCCGACGGGCACGGCAGTTCGGAGATTCTGGACCGAGCAGAGCGCGCCGAGCTCGGGAGTCGGGATGACGGGTTCTGTGTGTCCTAGTAGCTACTCCGTCATTTAAAAATCCTAAACAGTTAAAGCATTTTGAAGTTCGATCAaaattataataaaaaatactaagatttataacataaaataaatatactataaaaatataattaagaaagaatctaataatacttcataattattattattttattatataaatttgatcaaacttagaAAAAATTAAATctctaaaatttttagaatAATCTAGATAAATAAAGTACAAAGAAAATGATTTCTTCGGATCCTGACATGATTTTTGTGGTGGTGTCATTTGTGTGGCCTGAAAATATGCTAACGGGAACTGTTGGCGGTCGGAGTGGGACCTGTGGTTTCCTAGTGCCCTGAACTGCCCAAGGCAACGAACTGCCAAGAATTTTctttcctaggccttgtttagatctgaaAAAAatggattttaacactgtagtactttcgtttttatttgataaatattatctaatgattaagtaactaggtttaaaagatttatctcgcgatttacaggcaaactgcgtaattagtttttgttttatctatttaatgctccatgcatgtaccgcaagatttgatgtgataagaaaaatcttgaaaagtttttggtttttgaggtgaacaaAACAATGCCCTAATATCATCATTTGATTTGATATGcgttttttattaattataccATTGTATGCTAAATCCTCTATCCTAAATATTATATAAATCTCGCTTTCAAAATATTGATCActcataaatttggtcaaatatatatatactccctccagaaGTCGTTTTAGATAAGaatattgagaatataaatcatgaataatttttaagttgttgagtttaaaaaaatgaaaaccatatgaataaatttatcttgaaaaaatactttcataaaaatatatacatataccactttttgataaatacttttataaaaacaaggagAGGGCCATTGCCTCTAGAGCTCGGGCGAATAGCCTCACGGAAAAAATTGATAAATCCTATGCTCTTTGTGGTCTAATTGAATTTGATACCCATCTATTTTTTCACTGTGAATTTGCCAGAGCTGTTTGGTTCTCTGCAAAAACTCCTCTGCTCACTCATAATCATCcttatgaagaagatggaatcCAGCAatgtcttgcaaaaatcattgaCTCTAATACTTCTGAAGAGATCTTTGTCCAGGTTATGACTTATCTTTGGTTCATCTGGAAGGCAAGAAACGACTTTCGTTTTCGGAAGCGACAGTGGTCTATTTTGCAGGTCCATCTAGCAGTGCAGGCGCACATTCATTCCTCCACAACTACGCTCTTGAGCGAGCAATCTCAATCTTGCACCAAGCCACAGAGTCCTAAAAAGGTGCCAAAAAGCTTCCAAAAACCTTCTTCTTGCAGATCTGGAGGTGACATAGACGGATTCAGATGCTACACCGACGCCTCTATTGACCCAGACGTCTCCATCGACAACCCTAAGTCAGCGGGCTTAGGGATCGTCATCCAGGACAACAAGGCGAATGCCACTCATTACATCTGGCTTCGAATCAATGATATCACCTCAGTTATCATGGCTAAGGCTGCAGCATTAGCCTTTGCTGCTGCTATCATTTCTGAGATGGGAATTGAAGAAACATACTTCCACACAGATAATGAAATGCTGGTTCGTTATTTTAATGGAGAAGATTGTTTCTGGATGCCTTCATGGGACAGCAGACCATTCACTCAAAAGTTCATCAACCATACTAAGCATAAAAGAATTCAAGTCCTGAAGATTCCAAGGAACAAGAACTACAAAGCTCACAAGCTGGCTAGATCAGCATTCAACAATGCAGAATTTTCTTGTAACATTGTCCTCTCATTACCAATGAAGATCACGTGAACAGTTGCCCACTAAAATTGGCGCTGTGTAATGTAAAGTGGGATTCAATCCCATCTATTGCAGCTTCTTGCTGCTAATAATAAAGTTATgactttgtcaaaaaaaaaaggttagaCTTTAGAGACCGTGTcattgtcctaaacgacttttttatagatatggagggagtatacaaTATGCATACAATAAGTAGCATTAGAttaattcataggtttggattAGGGTCATTTAAGCAACCAATTTTGTGAACATAAAAACTTTTACCACACAAAGCTTAAGACTCTATGCTCTAATCCTTATCAACTAAGCTTTAGGTGATTCAAAAACAAAACATGAAGAGATAAGAACACATCAATCTAATGATTTTATAAGACCATGAACTTTTTATAGGGCACATTACATATACGATGACTTTGTGACTTTTATGTTTCCAGACCCATTATATTGCATATTGGATTCTTAAGCCCAGCGGAACCATAAAAAATATCAAGCATTTATGACTAGAGGAAGCACTATTGCGGGGTTGGCCTCTAGAAGAGTAttcctcctttacattctatCTATGATCATTGACTACGTAATTCGTGTAGTTTAGCAAGACGTGAACTACATACTATGTAACTATATTTCTCATGGTATGTCTACGAAACATAGGTTCTATGAATCTATAAACCGTACTAGAAATTTATAGAAATTGGTAGTTAGAGATAGAAAAGTTAGACTTTCGACAAAGCTAGAATGAAAGATGATAACTAATATGGAAAATGAGGGGTATATGGTTTTGTGTTAGATCATCATTTTTCTCATGTATCTTTTATATTATCAGCTAATTCTATAAGGGGCTACTACAAAGAATTGGGTTTCTCTGTAACACAAAAGTTACAAACAACGCATCTAGATCATGGCGTTGTTTAGGCAACCAGAAACGTCTCTGATTCTAATGAGAAATTGAGAATCACTGCCAAACTATTTAACCCATTCAATGGGAGAATCATTTCTCTATTTGTACATGCTAGTACGAAGCGGTGAAGAGGTGGTTTTGCTAGATTTGTTTCCCGCCTCCCCTCAATGCTAGCATTTTTTGTtaataaattattttttagtgCAACAAGTTGAAATGTGTTTGTATCAAGTTATTATTTACGCataaaaaatagatttttttcGAAGCATGTTTTGgtttatatattttatataaatttaggtgGGAATTAGAATCTGACCTAACAGCCAAACAGCTTTATAAAGTGATTTTTATTCATCTTCCATAAGTTTTTAGAGAGAATACAGATCCAAAACTTTTTTTTGCAAGAATTCAAATCTCCACCAAATGTGCACTACATATCTTGAAGTGCAATTCAGTAGGCAAACTCATTTCAATTCAATATCTCAATGTTGTCCAAACAAAATATTTTGTTGGTACTGCTGTCCACCCAAAagtgtgataataaaactttgctatttttatattcctttacttattgattttttttttacttttcgtGTTTTTTTGTGACTTCTTGCCATTTTCATGTTCTTCAATTCGAGATTGACATACTTGGTCAGTTGGGCTTAAGTTCTTAACATTCGCAAGTACACTTGTGGCTTCTTTAAAGTTTATAATCgcacacttttttttttggagaaTTGCACACACTCTACTTTTCTAAATAAACATTCTAAAATTGCCGTGTTAGTTGGTTTTAGGGAAGGAGCAATGGGATCAATTCATCTTGTTCGAATCTCTGTCCAACGAATGTAAAGTTATAAAAAAAATCCTATTTGACACTAAAAAACTTATACTCTCCTGTTTGACACctaaatttaaaatattttctatTTGTCAGTTGCCATCCTTTTATTTATCTTTCTTATTTTATACTTCCCTTACTTTAGAGTGGTCAGAGAAAAAGACCATTTTACTCTCGTTTTTTCCCCGTCGTGACGTTTTCTCTATTTTCTCCGAATTCTACGCTAACAGTTGCTGTTATCTGGTTTCTCATGGCGCGTGCCCTGGAGAACCTAGCAGATGTGAGAACCAGTGGTTTATCGCACACAGTTTGGGACTTGGACGTACCCTGGACGAAGAACAAATGAGAGCCAGGGCAGAGCCAGAGAAACCAGATAACAGCAACTGAGCCGTTGAGCTGAGCATCAAGCGTCCATGGCGTGAATGAATGCAGCAGGTGGAGCTGCCGAACGGCATGGCTACTCACGGCCAGCCTGCCAGCTTGAGGATGGATCTCCAACACCGAGCTCACCCCGCCCCGCTGCCTCCATTCCTGTGCCGGCCTCGTGATCCGACGCCCACACCGCAGGCCACGCTCCACGCTCCTGCTGTCCGGCTCCGGCAGCCGTCTGGCTTCGACCTACCGTTTCCGCTCACGCATTCACTGCACCATTAACGCCCTTCTCACCGCCCCACCTACTCACTCCGTCCTCTTAAACCCAGCCGCGCCTCAGTGGCTACTGAGCACACGCATATGCCACCGTTGTCTCCCCTAGCAGTCTAGCACCACCGTGCCTTCAACGTACCGGAGATCGAAGAGCACCGCCGAGAACGATCTTGGGCTGGTTGCAGGTCGATCAGATCGGCGGAGATCGATGGAGCTGCAGCTCGCGGCCGTGCTCGGCTCCCTCGTCCTCGGCGGCGCGGTGCTGGTGCTGTTCTTCGGCAAGTGGTGGCAGCCGCTGGCCAGCACCGACCGGCGCGTCAAGGAGCTGGCCGACGCGGTGGAGGCCCTGCTGCGGCTGCGGGCCGAGGTGCTGGGCCACGACCCGGCGCCGTCGTCGGATCCCGTGCGCGCGTGGCTACGGCGCGTGCAGGAGGCGCAGGACGAGTTGGCGTCCATCAAGGCGCGGCACGACGGCGGGCAGCTGTACGTGGTCCGCCTGGTGCAGTACCTCTTCCTCCCCACGGGCCCGGTCGCGGGGCTGGCCGAGCAGCAGCTCAAGGCGGTGTGGGCGCTCCGGGAGCAGGGCACCGCGATCCTCGACGCCGCGCTGGCCACGCCGCAGGCGCCGCCTCCTCTGCTCTGCGACCCCGCCGAGCTGGAGGGCCTCCCCGCGGAGGCGGGGCCCGCGAGGGCCTACCTCAACGAGGCGCTCCGCTTCCTCGGCGACTGCGACGCCGCGCTCGGCGTCTGGGGCGCCGGCGGCGTGGGCAAGACCACGGTGCTCAAGCTGGTGCGCGAGGTGTGCGGCCGCGTCGCGCGCTTCGACCACGTCCTGCTCGTCGCGGCCTCCAGGGACTGCACGGTGGCCAAGCTCCAGAGGGAGGTCGTGTCCGTGCTCGGCCTGCGCGACGCGGCCACAGAGCAGGCGCAAGCCGCAGGGATCCTGAGCTTCCTGAGGGAGAAGAGCTTCCTCCTCCTGCTGGACGGCGTGTCGGAACGCTTGGACCTGGAGAGGGTCGGCATCCCGCAGCCCCTCGGCATGGTCAACGGCAAGGTGAGGAAGATCATTGTGGCGTCGAGGAGCGAGGCGTTGTGCGCTGACATGGGCTGCCGCAAGAAGATCAAGATGGAGGGCTTCAACGAGGAGGATGCGTGGAGCCTGTTTCAAGCTAATGTTGGCGGCGACACCATCCATGGCCACACTCAAATTCCTGCACTTGCTAGACAGGTAACCAGCTTTTTCTGTTCAGATAGTGCTTTTGCTATTTTTACCACTCTATCTATAATATTATCCGGATCAAAGCCCATCGTCCGTATGGTTAAACTCTTATTGTCTAGTTCCTCTCAAAAAGTCTACACCCTATCCAATATTTTCACACATAAAGTTTTAAACACAgactaaaaaataactaattgcactatTGCAACTActtgcgagatgaattttttaaacctaattagtttataatttaaCAATAAATGGCTACAATAACACATATCCTAACGATAAATTAATTAgggttaataaatttgtctcgcgGTTTACCGATAGATTCTATAATTTGCTATTCTataatttctttttttattagtatcggaactttttattagtatccgaaCAATTCCATGCGACATCACTATGTGACAACCAAATAACGCCTCAAAACTTTACAACCTAAAACTAAACAAGAAATATATATTGTTATATGGTCTTATAACATCCATTTTGTTTGATCTTAAAACATCCCTTTTGTTTCAAAAGGACTATAGGAGTACATATTAGTTCCAGAGATTATAGGAGAAGTATTTAATTATAGGAGTAGTATTTATTAATAAAGTAATTATTGGTCAAAAGTTTGCCCTTCCAAATGCAATATCTGTCTTGGGTCTATTTGGATGACCTAGAACCACAACTTTCCTGAAAACCCGTGTAAACCACAACAAAAAAGTTGTCTAAAtttaccaaaaaaaaatcacacacGTAGATGGTACGATGATACATGACCTTCTAAAATATTTTGTCCAAACTCGAATtcgtttgtgagatataaaaataacaaatttctaaCTGATCCTGTGGACAACTTTCTGGattgaaatttgttatttttttatctcacAAACGAATTCGAATT contains:
- the LOC8078838 gene encoding uncharacterized protein LOC8078838: MEGAIARGARCPKISRATFGCPAVRVRVPRSLCGGHLGARCSSARAMGESARDDPRPRVARANGQGHGRSALRPGPGAPAPASPSRGEKRGSVAGAVALIVGTSIGSGILAVPQRTAPAGFVPSAACMVTCWAFLVAEALLIAEINVHLRRRRRNKDGGGNRRGELELDLEVISVKSMAQETLGEWGGHLATATYLFLSYTSMVAYASKSGEVLSRLVPGVPEPFSGAAFTAALAMLIAGGGTAVTDRVNQLLTFVMIGLLLTIEVSAVALGGGLSLPANANWEQVPAALPVIIFTLVFHDIAPVICAYLEGDLARIRLSILVGSLVPLVSLLVWDDIALGLATTDVAAGFDVLGMVKTEWSHTVLETFSLLAVGTSLIGTLLGASQFFIEQMTNSISIASSPGQQHGKKNRGVVESVLENNMLSYAATGAVVVPTMLIAATVPNSFSIATDIAGGYCMTILYGVLPPLMAWAIIGSSKLSDSSAGLVDEDLQNDDDDDDDRGKEDLTSAKPVLVGMGVFSVLLVFEQIVQDFLSLNASLVS